Proteins from a single region of Desulfobacter postgatei 2ac9:
- a CDS encoding phage tail sheath C-terminal domain-containing protein, producing MAEYLAPGVYVEEVASSVKVIEGVGTSTAGFVGVAERGPVNQATLITSISEFHRVFGKPLDIRQEYYLGHAVEAFFREGGTRCYVVRVVHYDDILDNSTMTATPATGTFGFVSGTAELTIEAASAGEFGTGISVAVQNSSKFGTTLSTARAMGTFDRVAVSSGEGMTKGTLLWMVHPILATVAGIEDAALGQLSLTYGSLYSDPEGTAVADGETIAVGALVVTPDFSYMGQTTADVTIAADTDPILTLSNASAGITAPLNDLFDTPIPQGATLWIVPADQQAFAVVDRVETKVVGGNKIVNAVFSGPLTTAVDFPTNTKVLARDYSLYVCEEGDLLETHKHLSSVRENGADWAPNRVNEGPGASRLIRLSQDASVVPIVNAGFTALAGSYSDGLSDLSRFDYVGSPVSRTGIYAFDPVNDVNILAIPYPRFTAATDLSSGAASDDALTHVFKALSSYCEQRSYLFCVLDSKPGLSATDTLTFRNSIGASNYAAYYYPWVKTRPSGETRDFLLPPSGNIVGIYAFTDQKRGVHKAPAGIDVGRVKAATGIEKQITKAEQDGLNNNGIDVIRSFPDTGLNVWGARTMASDAEWKYINVRRLLNFIEQSIDRGTQWVVFEPNDLALWKKIERNIKDFLRTVWRDGALFGQKEDMAFRVRCNRETNSPETIEAGQVITEIAVAPVKPAEFVIFRISQAAAGAAISE from the coding sequence ATGGCCGAGTATCTTGCGCCAGGAGTCTACGTTGAGGAAGTTGCGTCCAGCGTCAAGGTGATAGAAGGGGTTGGGACATCGACCGCCGGTTTTGTCGGGGTGGCAGAGCGCGGGCCGGTCAACCAGGCGACGCTCATTACAAGTATTTCGGAATTCCATCGGGTATTCGGGAAACCTCTCGATATACGGCAGGAATATTATCTCGGGCATGCAGTGGAAGCATTTTTCAGGGAAGGCGGGACCCGCTGCTACGTGGTTCGTGTGGTACACTACGATGATATTCTGGATAACAGCACAATGACGGCAACACCGGCCACGGGGACGTTTGGTTTTGTTTCAGGCACGGCTGAGCTTACCATAGAGGCTGCCAGCGCCGGCGAGTTCGGCACCGGCATCTCCGTTGCGGTTCAAAACAGCAGCAAGTTCGGCACAACGTTGTCAACGGCGCGCGCGATGGGGACCTTCGACCGGGTGGCGGTTTCGAGCGGAGAGGGGATGACAAAAGGAACCCTTTTGTGGATGGTGCATCCGATCCTTGCGACCGTCGCCGGAATTGAGGACGCAGCACTCGGACAGTTATCATTGACCTATGGCAGCCTATATAGCGATCCAGAGGGAACGGCGGTCGCAGATGGTGAAACCATTGCAGTCGGCGCCCTAGTGGTGACACCGGATTTCAGTTATATGGGGCAGACCACAGCCGATGTCACGATTGCGGCCGACACTGATCCGATATTGACGCTGAGCAACGCGAGCGCCGGCATCACGGCGCCGTTGAACGATCTTTTCGACACACCGATTCCACAAGGCGCAACCCTCTGGATCGTCCCGGCGGATCAACAGGCGTTTGCAGTCGTTGACCGGGTTGAGACCAAGGTGGTCGGGGGCAATAAAATTGTCAACGCCGTCTTTTCGGGACCATTGACCACAGCGGTCGATTTTCCGACAAACACGAAAGTGCTCGCCAGAGACTACTCGCTGTATGTTTGCGAGGAGGGCGATCTTCTGGAAACCCACAAACATCTCTCTTCGGTTCGGGAAAACGGCGCCGACTGGGCGCCCAATCGCGTGAACGAGGGTCCGGGCGCGTCCCGCTTGATCCGCCTGTCCCAAGACGCGAGCGTTGTTCCGATTGTCAATGCCGGCTTCACCGCATTGGCTGGGAGTTATTCGGACGGTCTCTCTGATTTGTCTCGCTTCGATTATGTGGGCAGCCCGGTGAGTCGCACCGGCATTTATGCATTCGATCCTGTTAATGACGTCAATATTTTAGCGATTCCCTATCCCCGTTTCACCGCAGCGACCGACCTATCGAGCGGGGCCGCTTCTGATGACGCCCTGACGCATGTCTTCAAGGCGCTATCGAGCTATTGCGAGCAGAGAAGCTACCTCTTCTGTGTTCTGGACAGCAAACCCGGCCTCAGTGCCACCGATACCCTCACGTTCCGAAATTCGATCGGTGCCTCCAACTACGCAGCCTACTACTATCCGTGGGTGAAAACTCGACCTTCGGGTGAAACCCGTGATTTTCTGTTACCGCCCTCTGGAAACATCGTCGGCATATATGCTTTCACGGACCAGAAACGCGGTGTTCACAAGGCACCCGCGGGTATCGATGTCGGCAGGGTGAAGGCGGCAACCGGCATAGAAAAGCAGATCACCAAGGCCGAACAGGACGGGCTCAATAACAACGGCATTGACGTGATCCGTTCGTTTCCCGATACCGGGCTCAATGTGTGGGGAGCCAGAACCATGGCCAGTGATGCCGAATGGAAGTACATCAACGTCAGACGCCTGCTCAACTTCATCGAGCAGAGCATCGATCGAGGCACCCAGTGGGTGGTGTTCGAGCCCAACGACCTGGCCCTATGGAAAAAGATTGAAAGGAATATAAAAGACTTCCTTCGAACTGTCTGGCGCGACGGCGCGCTGTTCGGCCAGAAGGAAGATATGGCGTTTCGGGTTCGATGCAATCGCGAAACAAACTCGCCCGAGACCATTGAAGCGGGGCAGGTGATTACCGAGATCGCGGTGGCTCCGGTAAAACCGGCGGAGTTTGTCATTTTTCGAATCTCCCAGGCCGCGGCCGGCGCGGCGATTTCAGAGTAA
- a CDS encoding TsoY family (seleno)protein — protein sequence MHFLASLGAGGMVVTFFMYFLFWVPHPGRPIPVYADWFSHIQTASTGKQAMMLLGLAGILFFAWLHFKWLFLNFTQYRIFKANGGVKKIIGTNAHTQLMAMPLTYAMSLNICFILSAIFIPGLWNVVEWLFPISIFVFTIIGVWASRIYLDFFSLVLQSGSFDHTANNSLSQMLPSFAFSMVGVGLAAPAAMSQNTVVIGISYLLSIFFTTGALFIGLIKLIIGMNDMIKQGVSRSSLPTLWVVIPILTTAGIAAMRLSHGLHSLELGHGAPDYILLAIIFSIQIVFFLLGWSVMKRMKYFKALLNHEEDTPVTLALICPGVAFVVMGHFVLNKVIAAVGILTKFDYTYMAISFVLIVLQFITGWLLIRLARKQLRYT from the coding sequence TTGCACTTTTTAGCCTCTTTGGGTGCAGGGGGAATGGTGGTTACTTTTTTTATGTATTTTTTGTTCTGGGTCCCCCATCCTGGGAGACCGATTCCCGTTTATGCGGACTGGTTTTCCCATATACAAACCGCAAGTACAGGGAAACAAGCTATGATGCTTTTAGGGCTTGCCGGCATTCTTTTTTTCGCCTGGTTACATTTCAAATGGCTGTTTTTAAATTTTACTCAATACCGAATTTTTAAGGCAAACGGAGGGGTAAAAAAAATTATCGGAACCAATGCCCATACACAACTTATGGCAATGCCGTTAACTTATGCCATGAGTCTCAATATCTGTTTTATTCTTTCAGCCATTTTTATCCCGGGGTTATGGAATGTCGTTGAGTGGCTCTTTCCCATCTCGATATTTGTGTTTACGATCATCGGTGTGTGGGCCAGTCGAATTTATCTGGATTTTTTTAGTCTTGTCCTGCAGAGCGGCAGTTTTGATCACACAGCCAACAATTCACTTAGCCAAATGTTACCCAGTTTTGCCTTTTCCATGGTTGGTGTCGGGCTGGCTGCCCCGGCTGCAATGAGCCAAAATACCGTTGTTATCGGAATTAGTTATTTGTTATCAATTTTTTTTACAACAGGGGCGTTATTCATAGGGCTGATCAAATTGATTATCGGCATGAATGACATGATCAAACAAGGGGTGTCCCGGTCATCCCTGCCGACGCTTTGGGTGGTGATACCGATATTGACGACAGCAGGCATCGCCGCAATGCGGTTAAGCCATGGTCTTCATTCCCTGGAACTCGGCCATGGTGCCCCAGATTATATTTTGCTTGCAATCATTTTTTCCATCCAGATCGTATTCTTTCTTCTGGGATGGTCTGTCATGAAACGGATGAAGTATTTTAAGGCACTACTCAATCATGAGGAGGACACACCTGTAACTCTTGCGCTGATTTGTCCCGGTGTCGCTTTTGTTGTTATGGGTCACTTCGTTTTGAACAAAGTGATCGCAGCAGTCGGAATTCTAACGAAATTTGATTATACTTACATGGCGATTTCTTTTGTCTTGATTGTTTTGCAGTTCATTACAGGTTGGTTATTGATCAGGCTTGCACGCAAGCAGCTGCGGTATACTTAA
- the prxU gene encoding thioredoxin-dependent peroxiredoxin (Most members of this family contain a selenocysteine.), with amino-acid sequence MASVGCERPHAGLIEQEEKSKQEIKETKKGVVNMIRVGQKAPDFQAPAYYKGDFTSIKLSDYLGKWVDLCFYPGDFTFVUATEISAVAEKNEEFEKLGVQVLSMSTDSIFVHKMWEAAELSKMVGAGKIPFPMLSDGGGKIGQIYGVYDENAGVDIRGRFLIDPDGVVQAFEMLSPPVGRNVSETIRQIQAFQLVRETKGAEATPSGWRPGKVTLKPGPGLVGNVWKEWKTQMAFD; translated from the coding sequence ATGGCTTCGGTTGGATGTGAGAGACCACACGCTGGTTTGATTGAACAGGAAGAAAAAAGTAAACAAGAAATAAAAGAAACTAAAAAAGGAGTTGTTAATATGATTCGTGTAGGACAAAAAGCGCCTGATTTTCAGGCGCCGGCATATTATAAGGGTGATTTTACCTCTATTAAATTGTCTGACTATCTTGGCAAGTGGGTTGATCTTTGTTTTTATCCCGGCGATTTTACATTTGTCTGAGCCACCGAAATCTCGGCGGTCGCTGAGAAAAATGAAGAATTTGAAAAACTGGGCGTACAGGTGCTGTCCATGAGTACGGACTCCATTTTTGTTCATAAAATGTGGGAAGCGGCAGAGCTGTCAAAAATGGTGGGAGCAGGAAAAATACCATTTCCCATGTTGTCTGATGGCGGCGGAAAGATTGGGCAGATATATGGTGTATATGATGAGAATGCGGGTGTGGATATCCGGGGCCGTTTTCTCATAGATCCCGACGGCGTTGTCCAGGCATTTGAAATGCTATCACCGCCTGTGGGACGTAATGTATCTGAAACAATCCGGCAGATACAGGCCTTCCAGCTTGTCAGGGAAACCAAGGGAGCCGAGGCCACGCCGTCCGGCTGGAGACCGGGAAAAGTAACGCTTAAGCCGGGACCCGGCTTGGTAGGTAATGTATGGAAAGAGTGGAAAACACAAATGGCATTTGATTGA
- a CDS encoding SixA phosphatase family protein, translated as MSTMKTLHLIRHAKSSWKETSLADIDRPLAPRGIRACAVMAPEIAKAGCDFSNVFTSPAARARETIERIAGSLKKISFTWTVAEKLYTFNAHDLLEFCRDDLPANIEQAVIVGHNPAFHDFCNRVGDTTIEKLPTCAYVRLELDADSWTDIGLRRMQLTAFLTPKMFR; from the coding sequence ATGTCAACGATGAAAACTCTTCACCTCATCCGTCATGCCAAATCGAGCTGGAAGGAGACAAGCCTTGCAGATATTGACAGACCCCTGGCCCCAAGGGGCATCCGGGCATGCGCTGTCATGGCGCCTGAAATTGCAAAAGCAGGCTGTGATTTTTCCAATGTTTTCACAAGCCCTGCAGCCCGGGCCAGGGAAACCATTGAAAGAATTGCCGGCAGTCTTAAAAAGATCTCTTTTACCTGGACCGTGGCAGAAAAACTATACACCTTCAACGCCCACGACCTTTTGGAATTCTGCCGGGACGATCTGCCTGCAAACATTGAGCAGGCCGTTATTGTGGGCCATAATCCGGCATTTCATGACTTCTGCAACCGGGTGGGAGACACAACCATAGAAAAGCTGCCTACCTGCGCCTATGTCCGGCTGGAACTGGACGCAGATTCATGGACAGATATCGGCCTGCGCAGGATGCAGCTCACCGCGTTTTTAACCCCAAAAATGTTTCGGTAA
- a CDS encoding ATP-binding protein, translating to MKVIRKIIEIDDEKCDGCGICVPSCAEGAIQIIDGKAKVIADKYCDGLGACLGDCPKGALKLIERQADAYDEEAVHTRLDAQKSAADTPKFKGCPSQQVTTFPISPVSGMGMATAGSAGASALGHWPVQLRLIPATAPFLKDASLLITADCVPVAAPSFHSDYLKGKVVMLGCPKFDDTELYIDKLSDIFMRNNIREITMMVMEVPCCAKMKWIVERALEKSRESIPVHQVTIATTGRVLSETPD from the coding sequence ATGAAAGTTATTCGTAAAATTATAGAAATAGACGACGAAAAGTGTGATGGATGCGGTATTTGCGTGCCCTCCTGTGCCGAAGGGGCTATTCAGATCATTGACGGAAAGGCAAAAGTCATTGCCGATAAATATTGTGACGGGCTTGGGGCCTGTCTTGGGGATTGTCCTAAAGGCGCGCTTAAGCTTATTGAGCGTCAGGCGGATGCGTATGATGAAGAAGCGGTACACACAAGGCTTGATGCGCAAAAATCAGCTGCCGATACCCCCAAATTTAAGGGTTGCCCATCACAGCAGGTAACAACGTTTCCCATCTCCCCGGTATCGGGAATGGGTATGGCAACTGCCGGATCCGCCGGCGCCTCAGCCCTAGGACACTGGCCGGTACAGCTTCGGCTGATTCCCGCCACAGCCCCATTTTTAAAAGATGCAAGCCTGCTGATTACAGCCGACTGCGTTCCCGTTGCTGCACCGTCGTTTCATTCAGATTATCTGAAAGGCAAGGTTGTCATGTTGGGCTGTCCCAAATTTGATGATACTGAGCTTTATATTGACAAGCTTTCGGATATTTTTATGCGGAATAATATCCGGGAGATCACCATGATGGTCATGGAAGTTCCCTGCTGCGCTAAAATGAAATGGATCGTTGAACGTGCCCTGGAAAAATCCCGTGAAAGCATTCCTGTTCACCAGGTAACCATTGCAACCACAGGCCGGGTCTTGTCTGAAACTCCCGATTAA
- a CDS encoding Crp/Fnr family transcriptional regulator encodes MASELSVNKGEIIFQEGDRGKGFYIVAEGQIKVFKISFEGKEQILHIYGPGHIFGEVPVFQGKNFPASAMALEPSTILFLPRQAFVQQIEKSPALAMNMLADLSRRLREFTIQIENLSLKEVPARLAAYILTLVEEGAEHLQTIPLGKERSPAVNVSLPVSKVQLASLIGTTPETISRVLKKMDLAGFIKGDGKNILILDQEGLAELSHTGRL; translated from the coding sequence TTGGCCAGCGAATTGAGCGTGAACAAAGGAGAGATTATCTTCCAGGAAGGTGACAGAGGCAAAGGGTTTTATATCGTGGCGGAAGGCCAAATTAAAGTATTTAAAATCTCTTTTGAGGGAAAGGAGCAGATCCTGCATATATACGGTCCCGGCCATATATTTGGTGAAGTCCCGGTGTTCCAGGGAAAAAACTTTCCTGCCTCTGCCATGGCATTGGAACCGTCAACCATTCTTTTTCTGCCCAGGCAGGCATTTGTCCAACAGATTGAAAAGTCCCCTGCCCTTGCCATGAACATGCTGGCAGACCTGTCCAGGCGCTTAAGGGAATTTACGATTCAGATTGAAAATTTAAGTCTGAAAGAAGTACCTGCCAGACTGGCCGCTTATATTCTTACCCTGGTTGAAGAAGGGGCGGAACATTTACAAACAATCCCATTGGGAAAAGAAAGATCGCCGGCAGTCAACGTGTCGTTGCCTGTTTCCAAGGTTCAACTGGCAAGTCTGATCGGCACAACCCCTGAAACCATTTCCCGTGTATTAAAAAAAATGGACCTGGCCGGCTTTATCAAGGGGGATGGAAAAAATATTTTAATTTTAGATCAAGAAGGTCTGGCAGAGTTATCCCATACCGGTCGCCTTTAG
- a CDS encoding phage tail sheath C-terminal domain-containing protein produces the protein MPEYLSPGVYVEEVPSANKPIAAVGTSTVAFVGLAEKGPVGEPVFIDSRTKFFETFGGYVSGAYLSYTVDLFFKNGGKRCYVVRSSAQGVPSHATLADTTPANALAVYALAPGVVGDSLSVEVIHETLPAFTLLVRKDGTEKERFEGLTMTPTENPVVEQQINGVSGYVRVIANPDGLSTYPGTPVQGTTSLDEGVDDDTVAALSASTVLQSGTTDILTVNAKSPGTWGNEIALQVVHEAGLDDFSLKVSVGGSVLETYTGMKRGASLPNQVEEKINSVSKLIDVAVVPGATLRPDAANASLKGGTNGIIGVVTGDFTGLIGLSAFDPIDDINIVAIPETADRAAVVAGLGYCEGRGDCFFVAHAVETADTAQEALAYKQATGSLYSGQAPFNSSFGALYAPWVVISDPLTKRGATVPPDGAIAGRYAATDIKRGVHKAAAGIDDGRIRGVMRLDGLFSHGEIEVLNPAHVNTLRHVEGVGDLIWGARTLSADPELRYVTTRRLLLFIEESIDQGTRWVVFEPNTPDLWRKIERNVKAFLRIVWRNGALFGAVEDEAFYVKCDAETNPPESIALGRVITEIGVAIVKPAEFVIFRISQGVETS, from the coding sequence ATGCCAGAATATCTATCCCCCGGAGTCTATGTGGAAGAAGTGCCGTCCGCGAACAAACCGATCGCCGCGGTCGGCACCTCCACCGTTGCGTTTGTCGGCCTGGCAGAGAAAGGGCCGGTGGGAGAGCCGGTGTTCATCGACAGCCGGACCAAATTCTTTGAAACCTTTGGCGGCTATGTCAGTGGTGCCTATCTCTCCTATACGGTCGACCTGTTTTTCAAGAACGGCGGCAAACGGTGCTACGTGGTACGAAGCTCGGCCCAAGGGGTCCCTTCCCACGCCACACTCGCTGATACAACGCCGGCCAATGCGCTCGCGGTGTACGCCTTGGCGCCTGGCGTGGTAGGTGATTCGCTCAGCGTGGAGGTCATCCACGAGACCCTACCGGCCTTTACACTCCTGGTTCGGAAGGACGGCACCGAGAAGGAACGCTTCGAGGGGCTCACCATGACCCCGACGGAGAATCCGGTGGTCGAGCAGCAAATCAACGGCGTTTCAGGTTATGTGCGGGTCATCGCCAATCCGGATGGTCTGTCCACCTATCCGGGCACCCCTGTCCAGGGAACGACATCCCTGGACGAGGGCGTGGATGACGATACGGTTGCCGCCCTCAGCGCGTCAACCGTGTTGCAATCCGGGACCACCGACATACTGACGGTAAATGCCAAATCACCGGGAACCTGGGGCAATGAAATAGCGCTCCAGGTCGTTCACGAAGCAGGCCTGGATGATTTTTCCCTGAAGGTCTCGGTCGGGGGATCTGTGCTTGAGACCTACACCGGTATGAAACGAGGCGCCTCTCTTCCAAATCAAGTCGAGGAAAAAATCAATAGCGTCTCTAAGCTCATAGACGTCGCGGTGGTCCCCGGCGCAACGCTTCGGCCCGACGCGGCGAACGCCTCCTTGAAGGGTGGAACCAACGGCATCATCGGCGTGGTGACTGGAGACTTCACCGGCCTCATCGGGCTCAGCGCTTTTGATCCGATCGACGACATCAACATCGTCGCCATACCCGAGACTGCAGACCGGGCGGCGGTGGTAGCCGGGCTCGGGTACTGCGAAGGACGGGGAGACTGCTTCTTCGTGGCCCATGCGGTCGAGACCGCAGACACCGCACAGGAGGCGCTCGCTTACAAGCAGGCGACCGGATCACTCTACAGCGGACAGGCGCCGTTCAACTCGAGCTTCGGCGCCCTTTACGCACCGTGGGTGGTCATCTCCGATCCATTGACCAAACGGGGCGCTACCGTGCCGCCGGACGGCGCGATCGCGGGCAGATACGCGGCAACCGATATCAAGCGGGGAGTACACAAAGCGGCTGCGGGTATCGATGATGGTCGCATCCGCGGGGTGATGCGGCTCGACGGCCTTTTCAGTCATGGAGAGATTGAGGTGCTTAACCCGGCCCACGTCAATACATTGCGTCACGTGGAAGGTGTAGGGGATCTCATCTGGGGCGCCCGCACGCTCTCGGCAGACCCCGAGCTACGGTATGTGACCACGCGTCGTCTGCTGTTGTTCATTGAAGAGTCAATCGACCAAGGCACACGGTGGGTGGTGTTCGAGCCCAACACGCCCGATTTGTGGCGAAAGATTGAGCGCAACGTGAAGGCGTTCCTCAGGATTGTCTGGCGAAATGGTGCGCTGTTCGGCGCGGTCGAGGATGAGGCGTTCTATGTCAAATGCGACGCTGAGACCAACCCCCCCGAATCCATCGCGCTCGGTCGGGTGATCACGGAAATCGGGGTAGCCATCGTAAAACCGGCAGAATTTGTCATTTTCCGCATATCTCAAGGTGTCGAGACATCATAA
- a CDS encoding IS110 family transposase encodes MLKENPLIRERVTRLQTIGGVGEVTALTWVLEVGEVERFGAVRQAVSYCGLCAAQKESAGKESRGPISKKRNKHLQTVLVEAAKLAPHWNPQLAEIHERELRKGNKNRATLAVARKLVAYMLAVEKSKKDFEVTAPYQAA; translated from the coding sequence GTGCTAAAAGAAAACCCGCTGATCCGAGAACGGGTAACCCGGCTGCAAACAATTGGTGGGGTTGGAGAGGTGACGGCTTTAACCTGGGTGTTGGAAGTCGGTGAGGTAGAGCGATTTGGAGCAGTACGTCAGGCAGTTAGTTATTGTGGCCTTTGCGCGGCTCAAAAAGAATCTGCCGGCAAAGAAAGTCGTGGTCCGATATCCAAAAAACGAAATAAACATTTGCAAACTGTTCTGGTTGAGGCGGCAAAACTTGCACCACATTGGAATCCTCAATTGGCTGAAATTCATGAAAGGGAATTGAGAAAGGGAAACAAGAATAGAGCGACCCTGGCCGTAGCAAGAAAACTTGTAGCCTATATGCTGGCTGTTGAAAAATCCAAAAAGGATTTTGAGGTGACAGCTCCATATCAGGCTGCCTGA
- the mtgA gene encoding monofunctional biosynthetic peptidoglycan transglycosylase, with the protein MSWTKKTVAGLVIAVVATTFLQVVAFRFFNPPFTVNMVYEKAIAAYKKMPFKARAYEWKDIAQISVYLQQAVLASEDQRFMEHHGFDFREIKNAVEEIINHKGFRGASTISMQAARSLFLPSSRTFARKLAEAWYTVMIELVWDKKRILEIYLNTVDWGRANVGAQAAAQAYFSCDAKDLTAKQAALLAAILPSPHKRSAVTPDPYVLQRQSRILKQMKNMPVLN; encoded by the coding sequence ATGAGCTGGACAAAAAAAACCGTTGCCGGATTGGTTATTGCCGTCGTAGCAACCACATTTCTCCAGGTTGTCGCCTTCAGATTTTTCAATCCGCCCTTCACGGTCAACATGGTTTATGAAAAGGCCATTGCAGCCTATAAAAAGATGCCTTTCAAGGCCAGGGCCTATGAATGGAAGGATATCGCTCAGATATCCGTATATCTACAACAGGCCGTGCTGGCCTCCGAAGACCAGCGTTTCATGGAGCACCATGGATTTGATTTCAGGGAAATAAAAAATGCCGTGGAGGAGATCATTAACCACAAAGGATTTCGGGGGGCATCCACCATCAGCATGCAGGCAGCCCGCTCCCTTTTTCTTCCCTCAAGCCGCACCTTCGCCAGAAAACTTGCCGAAGCCTGGTACACGGTCATGATTGAACTGGTCTGGGATAAAAAAAGAATTCTGGAGATCTATCTTAATACCGTAGACTGGGGAAGGGCCAATGTGGGTGCCCAGGCGGCAGCCCAAGCCTATTTCTCCTGCGATGCCAAAGATTTGACAGCTAAACAGGCAGCCCTTTTGGCTGCCATCCTGCCAAGTCCCCACAAACGGTCTGCAGTCACCCCCGACCCCTATGTCCTGCAACGCCAATCCCGCATCTTAAAACAAATGAAGAACATGCCGGTACTCAATTAA
- a CDS encoding peptidylprolyl isomerase encodes MKYNNETARIGHISFWGFCSHLSLKILRSVLAWGILFSLTMIPSGAMAQNKADLADGLYAKMDTDKGTILLELFYKQAPLTVTNFAGLALGKMDTDVKKGEKFYDGLTFHRVIPDFMIQGGDPQGTGRGGPGYRFQDEFSPELKHDAPGILSMANAGPGTNGSQFFITHKATPWLDGKHTVFGKVIKGMTVVNAIEKEDKIKTVEILAVGDEAKVFRTDQDGFDAIIANRKVQIKQEKIKEMEAFKKEMHEKYPDAVETESGLMYVPVQEGTGPAVMSGAKVQVHYTGLFTNGKKFDSSRDRGNPIEFVLGQGQVIKGWDIGIEGMKKGEARQLLIPYPLAYGERGYPGAIPPKSTLIFDVELVDFQ; translated from the coding sequence ATGAAATATAATAATGAAACAGCTCGGATCGGCCATATCTCTTTTTGGGGTTTTTGCAGTCATCTTAGTTTGAAAATATTAAGATCCGTCCTGGCCTGGGGGATTCTTTTTTCTTTGACCATGATCCCTTCCGGTGCCATGGCCCAAAACAAAGCTGACCTTGCAGACGGTCTGTATGCAAAAATGGATACGGATAAAGGAACCATTCTTCTTGAGCTTTTTTACAAACAGGCCCCGTTGACTGTTACCAATTTTGCAGGGCTTGCTCTGGGAAAAATGGATACAGATGTTAAAAAGGGCGAAAAGTTTTACGATGGACTGACATTTCACCGGGTGATTCCGGATTTTATGATCCAGGGTGGAGACCCCCAGGGCACGGGCCGGGGAGGTCCAGGATACCGGTTCCAGGATGAGTTCAGTCCTGAATTAAAACATGACGCCCCCGGAATTTTGTCCATGGCCAATGCAGGCCCGGGCACCAATGGCAGCCAGTTTTTCATTACCCACAAAGCCACCCCTTGGCTGGACGGCAAACACACGGTGTTCGGCAAGGTGATCAAGGGCATGACGGTGGTCAATGCCATAGAAAAAGAGGATAAAATTAAAACCGTTGAGATCCTGGCAGTAGGGGATGAGGCAAAGGTTTTCAGAACAGATCAGGATGGCTTTGATGCCATTATTGCAAACAGGAAAGTCCAAATTAAACAGGAAAAAATTAAAGAGATGGAAGCATTTAAAAAAGAGATGCATGAAAAATATCCCGATGCCGTGGAAACCGAATCCGGTCTGATGTATGTGCCGGTACAGGAAGGCACCGGCCCTGCCGTTATGTCCGGGGCAAAAGTACAGGTGCATTATACGGGGCTGTTCACCAACGGCAAAAAGTTTGATTCCTCCCGGGACCGGGGCAACCCCATTGAATTCGTTCTGGGTCAGGGGCAGGTGATCAAAGGCTGGGATATCGGGATTGAAGGCATGAAAAAAGGCGAGGCCCGGCAGCTGTTGATTCCGTATCCCCTGGCATATGGTGAGCGCGGGTATCCTGGTGCGATTCCGCCCAAGTCCACCCTGATATTCGATGTAGAGCTGGTAGACTTCCAATAG
- a CDS encoding universal stress protein: MTLNKILVAFDGSENSFKAVEYVGDIVKHYPISRVLILYVERLPDKDLYPDDEIWVSQCRKNEVEMTEKLSLAKQSLIKQGACADVVTEQYFASCKSPFHDTDICTTGRSIGMDILRIREEGNYDTVVIGRRGVSKAEEFLFGSVSTKVVQSAVDCTVWVVN, encoded by the coding sequence ATGACACTTAATAAGATTCTCGTGGCATTTGATGGATCTGAAAATTCTTTCAAAGCGGTTGAATATGTGGGTGATATAGTGAAGCATTACCCCATATCCCGAGTTTTAATCCTTTATGTCGAAAGGCTGCCGGATAAGGATCTTTACCCTGATGATGAAATTTGGGTCAGTCAGTGTAGAAAAAACGAAGTCGAAATGACTGAAAAGCTGTCATTGGCAAAGCAAAGCCTCATAAAACAAGGTGCTTGTGCTGATGTTGTAACTGAACAATATTTTGCTAGTTGCAAATCTCCATTTCATGATACAGATATATGTACTACCGGACGCAGTATCGGTATGGATATTTTGAGGATCAGGGAAGAAGGGAATTACGATACAGTTGTAATCGGTAGGCGCGGAGTGAGCAAAGCTGAAGAGTTTTTGTTTGGCTCGGTTTCGACAAAGGTCGTTCAATCGGCTGTTGATTGTACCGTGTGGGTTGTAAACTGA